The Kitasatospora paranensis genome has a window encoding:
- a CDS encoding DMT family transporter, giving the protein MAWALVILAGLLETGFAINLKLSHGFTRLWPTISFCAFALGSFGLLTLSLKSLPVGSAYAVWTGIGAAGTAIYGIAFLDESGSTLKLVSISLVIAGVVGLQLSGSGH; this is encoded by the coding sequence ATGGCATGGGCCCTGGTGATCCTCGCCGGTCTGCTGGAGACCGGCTTCGCGATCAACCTCAAGCTGAGCCACGGCTTCACCCGGCTCTGGCCCACCATCAGTTTCTGCGCCTTCGCCCTGGGCAGTTTCGGCCTCCTGACGCTCTCGCTCAAGTCGCTGCCGGTCGGCTCGGCGTACGCGGTGTGGACGGGCATCGGCGCGGCCGGCACGGCCATCTACGGCATCGCCTTCCTGGACGAGTCCGGCAGCACGCTCAAACTGGTCTCGATCAGCCTGGTCATCGCCGGTGTGGTCGGCCTCCAGCTGAGCGGCAGCGGACACTGA
- a CDS encoding DUF742 domain-containing protein — MSGYETGEVVRPFVMTSGRTRPVQGELRIETLVSAAPAALGAPLGFERHRIVELCQYPRSVAELAALLPVPLGVARVLVADLAAERYVRVHERSAQDVSVALLERVRDGLLRL; from the coding sequence ATGAGCGGCTACGAGACCGGTGAGGTGGTCCGCCCGTTCGTGATGACCTCGGGGCGGACGCGGCCCGTCCAGGGCGAACTGCGGATCGAGACACTGGTGTCGGCGGCGCCGGCCGCGCTGGGTGCCCCGCTGGGCTTCGAGCGGCACCGCATCGTCGAGCTGTGCCAGTACCCGCGGTCGGTGGCGGAGCTGGCGGCGCTGCTGCCGGTGCCGCTCGGGGTGGCCCGGGTGCTGGTGGCGGACCTGGCGGCGGAGCGGTACGTCCGGGTGCACGAGCGGTCGGCGCAGGACGTGTCGGTGGCGCTGCTGGAACGCGTCCGGGACGGCCTGCTGCGCCTCTAG
- the hisN gene encoding histidinol-phosphatase, with the protein MADYHDDLRLAHVLADSADSITMERFKALDLKVETKPDLTPVSDADKACEELVRSVLQRARPRDAVMGEEYGLQGSGPRRWVVDPIDGTKNYVRGVPVWATLIALLEEGIDGELQPVVGIVSAPALNRRWWAARGLGAYAGRSLAKATRIQVSQVGRIEDASLSYSSLTGWEERGRLDPFLDLTRACWRTRAYGDFWSYMMVAEGAADIAAEPELSLWDMAAPCIVVQEAGGRFTGLDGIDGANGADAVASNGLLHAEALRRLSV; encoded by the coding sequence ATGGCCGATTACCACGACGACCTCCGACTCGCCCATGTCCTCGCCGACTCGGCCGACTCGATCACCATGGAGCGCTTCAAGGCGCTGGACCTCAAGGTCGAGACCAAGCCGGACCTGACCCCGGTCAGCGACGCCGACAAGGCGTGCGAGGAGCTGGTGCGCAGCGTGCTGCAGCGGGCCCGCCCGCGGGACGCGGTGATGGGCGAGGAGTACGGCCTGCAGGGATCGGGCCCGCGCCGCTGGGTGGTCGACCCGATCGACGGCACCAAGAACTACGTCCGCGGCGTGCCGGTCTGGGCGACCCTGATCGCGCTGCTGGAGGAGGGCATCGACGGCGAGCTGCAGCCCGTCGTCGGGATCGTCTCCGCCCCCGCGCTGAACCGCCGCTGGTGGGCCGCGCGCGGGCTGGGCGCGTACGCCGGCCGGAGCCTGGCCAAGGCGACCCGGATCCAGGTCTCCCAGGTCGGCCGGATCGAGGACGCCTCGCTCTCGTACTCGTCGCTGACCGGCTGGGAGGAGCGCGGCCGGCTCGACCCGTTCCTGGACCTCACCCGGGCCTGCTGGCGGACGCGGGCGTACGGCGACTTCTGGTCGTACATGATGGTCGCCGAGGGCGCCGCGGACATCGCCGCGGAGCCGGAGCTGAGCCTGTGGGACATGGCGGCGCCGTGCATCGTGGTGCAGGAGGCGGGCGGACGGTTCACCGGCCTGGACGGCATCGACGGAGCGAACGGCGCCGACGCGGTGGCCAGCAACGGCCTCCTGCACGCGGAGGCGCTGCGGCGGCTCAGCGTCTGA
- a CDS encoding sensor histidine kinase — MRTLRSIRHRLGLLLALPTGALVVLGATGTAAQAGRWSAADRTDRQVALVAATEEFVHQIQRERGLTAGLLGGESGFRVQLTAQRTTADTSRRTLDDRLAAGPPGADRIRAALGRLDGLAALRGRADTGTATRAEALGFFTDAVTALDAAAFADRGGDGDQRLADALTTLHALAGATEAAALERGTLNGVLAAGAFRNGDYPAFVRIAAVKEAALARAPQTATAERADALAAALRSPAAVTVAGMEQQALDGLQGGRLPVAADDWWRAATALVDDLYRVQAQAAADASARAAALRGQALRTLLADAGLTLAAVAAAVLLGVAATRSITRPVAALVAGAEDLADRVLPRAVEDAQNGREAAAPALRTGAGATAELAALEAALGRVAGTALHLAVEQSVLRRNTTESLANLGRRNQALVTRQLGFLTALERGEHDPGALANLFELDHLATRMRRTAESLLVLVGEGSPRRWAHPVPLGDVIRASLGEVEDYRRVVLRRVDDALVDGSAVADTAHLLAELVENALAASPPDTDVEVFARLAEDGCLIAVLDRGPGLDEEELARANARLAGRESFLVGREGRLGHYVAGRLAERLGAAVRLGAAPVHGVSATVRLPAALVAPATSRAAAGGVPA; from the coding sequence GTGCGTACGCTCCGCAGCATCCGCCACCGGCTGGGCCTGCTGCTCGCCCTGCCCACCGGCGCCCTCGTCGTGCTCGGTGCCACCGGCACCGCCGCCCAGGCCGGTCGCTGGTCCGCGGCCGACCGGACGGACCGCCAGGTCGCCCTGGTGGCCGCCACCGAGGAGTTCGTCCACCAGATCCAGCGCGAACGCGGCCTGACCGCCGGCCTGCTCGGCGGCGAGAGCGGCTTCCGGGTCCAGCTCACGGCCCAGCGGACGACCGCCGACACCTCCCGGCGGACCCTGGACGACCGGCTCGCGGCCGGCCCGCCCGGCGCCGACCGGATCCGCGCGGCGCTCGGCCGGCTGGACGGCCTCGCCGCGCTCCGCGGCCGGGCCGACACCGGGACGGCCACCCGCGCCGAGGCGCTCGGGTTCTTCACCGACGCCGTCACCGCACTGGACGCCGCGGCCTTCGCCGACCGCGGCGGCGACGGCGACCAGCGGCTCGCCGACGCCCTCACCACCCTGCACGCCCTCGCCGGCGCCACCGAGGCCGCCGCGCTCGAACGCGGCACCCTCAACGGGGTGCTGGCCGCCGGCGCCTTCCGCAACGGCGACTACCCCGCGTTCGTCCGGATCGCCGCGGTCAAGGAGGCCGCGCTGGCGCGGGCGCCGCAGACCGCCACCGCGGAGCGCGCCGACGCCCTCGCCGCCGCCCTGCGGTCCCCGGCCGCGGTGACCGTGGCCGGGATGGAACAGCAGGCGCTCGACGGCCTCCAGGGCGGGCGGCTGCCGGTGGCCGCCGACGACTGGTGGCGGGCGGCCACCGCACTGGTCGACGACCTGTACCGGGTGCAGGCGCAGGCCGCCGCGGACGCCTCGGCCCGCGCCGCGGCGCTGCGCGGGCAGGCCCTGCGCACCCTGCTGGCGGACGCCGGGCTGACCCTGGCGGCGGTCGCCGCCGCGGTGCTGCTCGGGGTCGCGGCGACCCGGTCGATCACCCGGCCGGTGGCCGCGCTGGTGGCGGGCGCCGAGGACCTGGCCGACCGGGTGCTGCCCCGGGCCGTCGAGGACGCCCAGAACGGCCGGGAGGCGGCGGCGCCCGCCCTGCGCACCGGGGCGGGCGCCACCGCGGAGCTGGCGGCGCTGGAGGCCGCGCTGGGGCGGGTGGCCGGCACCGCGCTGCACCTGGCCGTCGAGCAGTCCGTGCTGCGCCGCAACACCACCGAGTCGCTGGCCAACCTGGGCCGCCGCAACCAGGCGCTGGTCACCCGTCAACTGGGCTTCCTGACCGCGCTGGAGCGGGGCGAGCACGACCCGGGGGCGCTGGCGAACCTGTTCGAACTGGACCACCTGGCGACCCGGATGCGCCGCACCGCGGAGAGCCTGCTGGTGCTGGTCGGCGAGGGCAGTCCGCGCCGCTGGGCGCACCCGGTGCCGCTCGGGGACGTGATCCGGGCGAGCCTCGGCGAGGTCGAGGACTACCGCCGGGTGGTGCTGCGCCGGGTCGACGACGCGCTGGTGGACGGCTCGGCGGTCGCCGACACGGCCCATCTGCTGGCCGAGCTGGTGGAGAACGCCCTGGCCGCCTCGCCGCCCGACACCGACGTGGAGGTCTTCGCCCGGCTGGCCGAGGACGGCTGCCTGATCGCGGTGCTGGACCGCGGACCCGGCCTGGACGAGGAGGAACTCGCACGCGCCAACGCGCGGCTGGCCGGACGGGAGAGCTTCCTGGTGGGCCGGGAGGGCCGGCTCGGGCACTACGTGGCGGGCCGGCTGGCGGAGCGGCTCGGCGCGGCCGTCCGGCTGGGTGCGGCCCCGGTGCACGGCGTGAGCGCGACGGTGCGGCTGCCGGCCGCCCTGGTGGCACCGGCGACGAGCCGGGCTGCGGCCGGCGGGGTGCCGGCATGA